In Actinomycetes bacterium, one genomic interval encodes:
- a CDS encoding ABC transporter ATP-binding protein, translating to LPDGLGTEVGSGGRPLTPAQAQQLALARIVLADPHTLVLDEATSLIDPRSARHLERSLGAVLHGRTVVAIAHRLHTAHDADRVAVVEDGVVSELGSHHELVEAGGAYAALWQSWSSDAPAVTVR from the coding sequence CTGCCGGACGGGCTCGGCACCGAAGTCGGCTCCGGCGGCCGCCCGCTGACGCCCGCCCAGGCGCAGCAGCTCGCGCTGGCCCGGATCGTGCTCGCCGACCCGCACACGCTGGTGCTCGACGAGGCGACCTCGCTGATCGACCCGCGATCGGCCCGCCACCTCGAGCGGTCGCTGGGCGCTGTCCTGCACGGGCGGACCGTCGTGGCCATCGCGCACCGGCTGCACACGGCGCACGACGCCGACCGGGTCGCGGTGGTGGAGGACGGCGTGGTCAGCGAGCTCGGGTCGCACCACGAGCTCGTCGAGGCGGGTGGCGCCTATGCCGCCCTGTGGCAGTCGTGGAGCAGCGACGCACCGGCGGTGACGGTCCGGTGA